The DNA sequence CCGACTTCTGAGGCAGGCTGTGGGGACTGCCGGCATGCGGACCACCCTCCCGGTTCGCATGCCGGCCTGCGGTTTGATGCCGGCGGCAACGCCCAGGAAGGATCGGAAACATGACGCTGAACACGTCTTCACCGAAAGCAAGCATGATGGGCACGTCGAGCCGGGCATATGTGCTCGCGCTGCTGACGCTGGTCTATACGTTCAACCATATCGACCGCCAGATTCTCGTCATCCTGCTGGAGCCGATCAAGGCGGACCTGAACCTGAACGATACACAGCTCGGCTTGCTTTCCGGGCTCGCCTTCGCCGCGTTCTATGCGACGCTGGGCATTCCGATTGCCATGTGGGCAGACCGGGGTGACCGCCGGAACATCATAACGCTCGCGCTCGCTGTCTGGTCCGGCATGACGGCGTTTTCCGGGCTGGCACAGAATTACTGGCACCTTCTGATCGCCCGCATGGGCGTGGGGGTCGGCGAGGCTGGCGGAACACCGCCCGCAACCTCGATCATCTCGGACCTCTATGGACCTAAGGAACGCGCCACCGCTCTCGGAATCTACACCACCGGAATCGGCATCGGCATTCTTGCCGGTTTCATCATCGGCGGGATCGTCTATGAGGCCTGGGGCTGGCGGGCGGCCTTCTTTCTTGCAGGTATTCCCGGCCTGTTGCTGGCCTTGCTGGTGCGCTTCACCTTGAAAGAACCTGTCCGGGGCGCTGTTGAAGCCCGCTCCGATGCGGGCCAGGCGCCGACGCTCAAACAAACCCTGGCATTCATTGGTGGACAAACATCTTTCCTTTTCCTGCTCGCCGGGTGTTGCCTGATCTGTATTTCGGCAAATGCGTTCCTGGTGTTCACTTCCAGCCACCTGCAACGGACGTATGGTGTCGGCCCGGGTGATGTCTCGATTCCCCTGGGTATCCTGATTGGCGGCGTTGGCGGCGTGGGGGCGGTCGTTGTCGGCCGGCTATGCGACCGGTTGTCGGCAAACGATCTGAGGTGGCGGCCCTGGACCATTGCAGCCTGCGCGGCCCTCGCCCTGCCCTTTGCCTGGATGTTCCTTCAGGCGCCCAGCATCGAACTGGCCTATGCCTGGAACATTGTTCCAAGCTTCATCGGCCTTGTTTACGCAAGCATCGCCTACACCGCGTCACAGGAACTTGTCGGCCTGCGTATGCGCTCGTTTGCGTCCGCGTTCATGCTGTTCTGCCTGACCCTTATCGGGATCGGCGGCGGTCCCACGCTGGCAGGCTGGCTCAGCACCCATTTCTCGGAGGCCGGTTCAACAACGCCCCTCAAATCCGCCCTCGAAATCATTCTGGCTTTGAACGCCGTGAGTGTCGTGTTTCTGTTCCTGTCGGGACGGACCTATGACCGGGATGCGAAGCGCGCGGCCGCAACCTCATGACAGACGACCTGAAACATGCTCCGGATGGAGCACACACCGCATCTGCGTCCACCCTTCCCGGCAAGCGGGACATTTTCTACGAGTCGGCCGATGGATTGCGCCTCTACGCAGCCGATTACGGCCCAGAGGACGCCGCCCTGACCGTGCTCTGCATGCATGGCCTCACGCGGAACCATAAGGATTTCGAGCCGCTTATCCGCCAGCTGGATCTGCCCTGCCGGTTCGTTGCGGTCGATGTCCGTGGCCGCGGCCTGTCGGATCGCGATCCCAATCGCGCCTACTCTCCGGACGTCTATGTCGGGGACATGGTTACCCTGCTCAACAAGCTCGACGCCCACAAGGTCAGCCTGATCGGAACCTCCATGGGCGGGTTGATGGC is a window from the uncultured Hyphomonas sp. genome containing:
- a CDS encoding MFS transporter codes for the protein MTLNTSSPKASMMGTSSRAYVLALLTLVYTFNHIDRQILVILLEPIKADLNLNDTQLGLLSGLAFAAFYATLGIPIAMWADRGDRRNIITLALAVWSGMTAFSGLAQNYWHLLIARMGVGVGEAGGTPPATSIISDLYGPKERATALGIYTTGIGIGILAGFIIGGIVYEAWGWRAAFFLAGIPGLLLALLVRFTLKEPVRGAVEARSDAGQAPTLKQTLAFIGGQTSFLFLLAGCCLICISANAFLVFTSSHLQRTYGVGPGDVSIPLGILIGGVGGVGAVVVGRLCDRLSANDLRWRPWTIAACAALALPFAWMFLQAPSIELAYAWNIVPSFIGLVYASIAYTASQELVGLRMRSFASAFMLFCLTLIGIGGGPTLAGWLSTHFSEAGSTTPLKSALEIILALNAVSVVFLFLSGRTYDRDAKRAAATS